In Lactiplantibacillus pentosus, the sequence ACGACGCCGGCACAACCTGCTGAAACACCAGCTGTGACGGCACCGGCAGCGCCAGTTGAAACGGCACCTGCTCAAACCAGTGAACCTGCAGCGACGACCCCTGCCCCAGAAACTTACACGGGCGGCAATCTTCAAAGCTACGTTTTAGGTCAAATGCAATCACGGACGGGCGTGTCTGCCAGCACTTGGGACCACATCATCAATCGTGAATCCAACTGGCAACCACACGTGGTGAACGGCGCTAGTGGCGCTTATGGGTTATTCCAAAACATCCACATCAGCGGCGGTTCTGTCCAACAACAAATCGACGCGGCTGTTAATCTGTATCATGCACAAGGCATGCAAGCCTGGGCATTATATTAATCATTTGTCATGACAAAAGGCTGAGGATAAGATTCCTCAGCCTTTTTTGGCG encodes:
- a CDS encoding LysM peptidoglycan-binding domain-containing protein — encoded protein: MKKLLTTILTTSAATVGLLMAGTLSANADATYTVKKGDCVWAISQEYKTTIESIETANNIHGHLILPGQQLRIPGATAPVTATQTPAAPVTSAPVQTAPVQQAPATTPAQPAETPAVTAPAAPVETAPAQTSEPAATTPAPETYTGGNLQSYVLGQMQSRTGVSASTWDHIINRESNWQPHVVNGASGAYGLFQNIHISGGSVQQQIDAAVNLYHAQGMQAWALY